A portion of the Pseudarthrobacter defluvii genome contains these proteins:
- a CDS encoding DM13 domain-containing protein codes for MMKLIRCALLSGLLAAVLSGCTYTDSVQGQEPRPVETSPFSSTSPAVSATMQGSFQSLAAATSGTATLEVNETGAVLQLEDMATEPGKDLRVMLSPGTLAGGGGGLELSSTRMIELGPFRTGGIQRFEMDGPMWAAMQEPVRSVLIYDYSAKNTRGAAVLSEEK; via the coding sequence ATGATGAAACTGATCCGATGCGCGCTGCTCTCCGGACTCTTGGCAGCGGTACTGTCCGGCTGCACGTACACAGATTCAGTCCAGGGGCAGGAGCCCCGGCCAGTCGAAACGTCTCCGTTTTCCTCCACTTCCCCGGCTGTGTCCGCCACGATGCAGGGGTCGTTCCAGTCCCTGGCCGCGGCTACGTCTGGCACAGCCACCCTCGAGGTCAACGAGACCGGCGCAGTTCTGCAGCTCGAGGACATGGCAACCGAACCTGGCAAGGATTTGCGCGTCATGCTCAGTCCCGGAACTCTTGCCGGCGGCGGAGGCGGGCTCGAACTGTCCTCGACGAGAATGATCGAGCTTGGCCCGTTCCGAACCGGCGGCATCCAGCGCTTCGAAATGGACGGGCCGATGTGGGCTGCCATGCAGGAACCGGTGCGAAGCGTGCTCATCTACGACTACTCGGCCAAGAACACGC